In Streptomyces sp. NBC_01426, one genomic interval encodes:
- a CDS encoding MarC family protein — protein sequence MFDFAVFGSLFLTLFVIMDPPGITPIFLALTSGRPSKVQRRMAWQAVCVAFGVIAVFGLCGQQILDYLHVSVPALMIAGGLLLLLIALDLLTGKTDEPKQTKDVNVALVPLGMPLLAGPGAIVSVILAVQKADGVSGQVSVWAAIIAMHVVLWITMRYSLVIIRVIKDGGVVLVTRLAGMMLSAIAVQQIINGVLQVVHTS from the coding sequence GTGTTTGATTTCGCCGTCTTCGGATCCCTTTTTCTCACCCTTTTTGTGATTATGGACCCCCCGGGGATCACGCCGATCTTCCTCGCCCTGACCTCCGGGCGGCCCTCGAAGGTGCAGCGCCGCATGGCCTGGCAGGCCGTCTGCGTGGCCTTCGGCGTCATCGCCGTCTTCGGTCTCTGCGGCCAGCAGATCCTGGACTACCTGCACGTGTCCGTGCCGGCGCTGATGATCGCCGGTGGTCTGTTGCTCCTGCTCATCGCCCTGGACCTGCTCACCGGCAAGACCGACGAGCCCAAGCAGACCAAGGACGTGAACGTCGCCCTCGTCCCGCTCGGCATGCCCCTGCTGGCCGGGCCGGGCGCGATCGTGTCGGTCATCCTCGCCGTGCAGAAGGCGGACGGCGTCAGCGGTCAGGTCTCCGTCTGGGCGGCGATCATCGCCATGCACGTCGTCCTGTGGATCACCATGCGCTACTCGCTGGTGATCATCCGGGTGATCAAGGACGGCGGCGTCGTCCTGGTGACGCGGCTCGCCGGCATGATGCTCTCCGCCATCGCCGTCCAGCAGATCATCAACGGCGTCCTCCAGGTCGTGCACACCTCCTGA
- a CDS encoding alpha/beta fold hydrolase: MSSTELPGVRSTVEASSQVGGVRVAEGERLRTERLPGLELNVRFRPSSKEGLPPALFVHGLGGSSQNWSALMERLADEVDGEAVDLPGFGWSPPPADRDYSINGFARAVVRHLDAAGRGPVHLFGNSLGGAVSTRVAAARPDLVRSLTLVSPALPELRVQRSAVPTALLAMPGMAPLLLRLTRGLTAEQRTRGVTGLCYGDPSRVTPEGFEAAVEEMARRMALPYFWEAMTRSSRGIVDAYTLGGQHGLWRQAQRVLAPTLLVYGGRDQLVSYRMARKAAAAFRGSRLVCLPEAGHVAMMEYPEVVAAAFRELLRDAQEPTHGEEDGRG; encoded by the coding sequence ATGTCTTCGACCGAGCTGCCGGGTGTGCGGTCCACCGTCGAGGCGTCCTCCCAGGTGGGAGGCGTCCGGGTGGCCGAGGGAGAGCGTCTGCGCACGGAACGGCTCCCCGGCCTGGAGCTGAACGTGCGATTCCGGCCCTCCTCGAAGGAGGGACTGCCGCCCGCGCTGTTCGTGCACGGGCTCGGCGGATCCTCGCAGAACTGGTCGGCGCTGATGGAGCGTCTGGCCGACGAGGTCGACGGCGAGGCCGTCGACCTGCCCGGCTTCGGCTGGTCCCCGCCACCCGCCGACCGCGACTACTCGATCAACGGCTTCGCCCGCGCCGTCGTCCGACACCTCGACGCGGCCGGCCGCGGACCGGTGCACCTGTTCGGCAACTCGCTCGGCGGAGCCGTCTCCACCCGGGTCGCGGCCGCCCGCCCCGACCTGGTGCGCAGCCTGACGCTCGTCTCGCCCGCGCTGCCCGAACTGCGCGTGCAGCGCTCGGCGGTGCCGACCGCCCTGCTGGCCATGCCGGGCATGGCGCCCCTGCTGCTGCGCCTCACCAGGGGGTTGACCGCCGAACAGCGCACCCGGGGGGTGACGGGCCTCTGTTACGGCGACCCCTCACGGGTGACACCGGAGGGTTTCGAGGCGGCCGTCGAGGAGATGGCGCGCCGCATGGCGCTCCCGTACTTCTGGGAGGCGATGACCCGTTCGTCGCGCGGGATCGTCGACGCGTACACCCTCGGCGGGCAGCACGGGTTGTGGCGACAGGCCCAACGCGTGCTCGCGCCCACGCTGTTGGTCTACGGTGGCCGGGACCAGTTGGTCTCGTACCGAATGGCGCGCAAGGCGGCCGCGGCCTTCCGGGGTTCGCGGCTGGTGTGTCTGCCGGAGGCGGGTCACGTGGCGATGATGGAGTATCCCGAGGTGGTCGCGGCCGCTTTCCGGGAGTTGTTGCGAGACGCACAAGAACCGACACACGGCGAAGAAGATGGTAGAGGCTGA
- a CDS encoding Ms4533A family Cys-rich leader peptide yields the protein MSHRHTTAASAAIELALLGVAAHSVADIFCR from the coding sequence ATGTCGCACCGCCACACCACCGCCGCGAGCGCCGCCATAGAGCTGGCGCTCCTCGGTGTGGCCGCGCACAGCGTGGCCGACATCTTCTGTCGCTGA
- a CDS encoding PHP domain-containing protein: protein MRIDLHAHSTASDGTDTPAELVRNAAVAGLDVVALTDHDTVGGYAEAIAHVPAGLTLVTGAELSCRLDGVGMHMLAYLFDPEEPGFARERELVRDDRTPRAQAMVGKLRDLGVDITWEQVARIAGAGSVGRPHIATAMVDLGVVPTVSDAFTADWLADGGRAYAGKHELDPFDAVRLVKAAGGVTVFAHPAAVKRGQVVPEAAIAALAAAGLDGIEVDHMDHDADTRARLRALAADLGLLITGSSDYHGTRKSCRLGEYTTDPEIYGEITRRSTGAFPVPGAGGPLA from the coding sequence GTGCGCATCGACCTGCACGCCCACTCCACGGCATCCGACGGCACCGACACCCCCGCCGAACTGGTCCGCAACGCGGCCGTCGCCGGGCTCGACGTGGTCGCGCTGACCGACCACGACACCGTCGGGGGATACGCCGAGGCCATCGCCCACGTGCCGGCCGGCCTCACGCTCGTCACCGGGGCCGAACTCAGCTGCCGTCTCGACGGCGTCGGCATGCACATGCTCGCGTACCTCTTCGATCCCGAGGAGCCCGGGTTCGCCCGTGAGCGGGAGCTGGTCCGCGACGACCGCACCCCCCGCGCGCAGGCCATGGTCGGCAAGCTGCGGGACCTCGGCGTGGACATCACCTGGGAGCAGGTCGCCCGCATCGCGGGCGCCGGCTCCGTGGGCCGTCCGCACATCGCCACCGCCATGGTGGACCTGGGCGTCGTGCCCACCGTGTCCGACGCGTTCACCGCGGACTGGCTCGCCGACGGCGGCCGCGCCTACGCCGGCAAGCACGAACTCGACCCCTTCGACGCCGTCCGCCTCGTCAAGGCGGCCGGCGGGGTCACCGTCTTCGCGCACCCCGCCGCGGTCAAGCGCGGGCAGGTCGTCCCCGAGGCCGCGATCGCGGCCCTGGCGGCCGCCGGGCTGGACGGCATCGAGGTGGACCACATGGACCACGACGCGGACACCCGGGCCCGGCTGCGTGCACTGGCCGCGGACCTGGGCCTGCTGATCACCGGTTCCAGCGACTACCACGGCACCCGCAAGTCCTGTCGCCTCGGCGAGTACACCACCGACCCCGAGATCTACGGCGAGATCACGCGCCGTTCCACCGGGGCGTTCCCCGTGCCCGGCGCCGGCGGACCGCTCGCGTAA
- a CDS encoding suppressor of fused domain protein, with the protein MAEILALVEARLRTAFGEPDARAAVTFLGTDRIEVLRFAEGDLLRYATLGMSAHPMTDPTAVVADPVRGPRAELVLTVRGGLAPTDRLLRPLAVLGASPVVEGLIVAPGASLDVGEPLWEGAPFTSVLVAEPGGLVPDLELDEPMDPVHFLPLLPMTANEAAWKRVHGAAALQERWLARGTDLRDPLRSAVALD; encoded by the coding sequence ATGGCAGAAATTCTGGCTCTTGTGGAGGCCCGGCTGCGGACCGCGTTCGGTGAACCCGACGCCCGCGCCGCCGTCACCTTCCTGGGCACCGATCGCATCGAGGTCCTCCGCTTCGCCGAGGGCGACCTCCTGCGGTACGCGACCCTCGGCATGTCCGCCCACCCGATGACCGACCCCACCGCCGTGGTCGCCGACCCGGTGCGCGGTCCGCGCGCCGAGCTGGTGCTGACCGTCCGAGGGGGCCTCGCCCCCACCGACCGGCTGCTGCGACCGCTCGCCGTGCTCGGCGCGTCCCCCGTCGTCGAGGGCCTGATCGTCGCCCCGGGGGCCTCGCTCGACGTGGGCGAACCGCTCTGGGAGGGGGCACCGTTCACCTCGGTGCTCGTCGCGGAACCGGGCGGGCTGGTGCCCGACCTGGAACTGGACGAGCCCATGGACCCGGTGCACTTCCTCCCCCTCCTCCCGATGACGGCGAACGAGGCCGCCTGGAAGCGGGTGCACGGCGCCGCGGCGCTCCAGGAGCGCTGGCTCGCGCGCGGCACGGATCTGCGGGACCCTCTGCGTAGCGCCGTCGCACTGGACTGA
- a CDS encoding DEAD/DEAH box helicase, giving the protein MTLPVALSGTDVIGQAKTGTGKTLGFGLPLLERVVVPADVEAGRATPAQLTDAPQALVVVPTRELCTQVTNDLLTAGKVRNVRVLAIYGGRAYEPQVEALKKGVDVIVGTPGRLLDLAGQKKLDLSHVKALVLDEADEMLDLGFLPDVERIINYLPPKRQTMLFSATMPGAVIGLARRYMTQPTHIRATSPEGEGVTVANIKQHVFRAHNMDKPELVSRILQAEGRGLAMIFCRTKRTAADIAEQLEKRGFASGAVHGDLGQGAREQALRAFRNGKVDVLVCTDVAARGIDVEGVTHVINYQAPEDEKTFLHRVGRTGRAGNKGIAVTLVDWDDIPRWQLINKALELDFHDPVETYSTSPHLFEEMNIPAGTKGTLPRAERVRAGLKAENLEDLGETGGRGGRGGRGAAAAAAPVAEERPARTRTPRQRRRTRGGSEQAAEAVSVAAAVTAVTPVAEAPEAPAVEESRRPRRRRTRASAPAAVVESAAVAAPVVEAPAPEPDFQMAPLVEPPVKARRTRPRKVAAAPVAEAVAIAAQAAAVEAPVVVATAVEEAPVKVRRTRTRKVAEPAPVAEVAAEAEEAPVKPKRTRARKATAVAPEASEAVVDAEEAPVKPKRTRTRKAVAQTPEA; this is encoded by the coding sequence ATGACCCTCCCCGTCGCCCTTTCCGGCACGGACGTCATCGGCCAGGCGAAGACCGGTACCGGCAAGACGCTCGGTTTCGGCCTCCCGCTGCTGGAGCGGGTCGTCGTCCCCGCGGACGTCGAGGCCGGCCGGGCGACGCCCGCGCAGCTCACCGACGCCCCCCAGGCCCTCGTGGTGGTTCCGACCCGCGAGCTGTGCACCCAGGTCACCAACGACCTCCTGACCGCGGGCAAGGTCCGCAACGTGCGCGTCCTCGCCATATACGGCGGCCGCGCGTACGAGCCCCAGGTCGAGGCGCTCAAGAAGGGTGTCGACGTGATCGTCGGCACCCCGGGCCGCCTGCTGGACCTGGCCGGGCAGAAGAAGCTCGACCTCTCCCACGTCAAGGCCCTCGTCCTCGACGAGGCCGACGAGATGCTCGACCTCGGCTTCCTGCCCGACGTCGAGAGGATCATCAACTACCTGCCGCCGAAGCGTCAGACCATGCTGTTCTCGGCGACCATGCCGGGCGCGGTCATCGGACTGGCCCGCCGGTACATGACGCAGCCGACGCACATCCGCGCCACGTCCCCCGAGGGCGAGGGCGTGACCGTCGCCAACATCAAGCAGCACGTCTTCCGTGCGCACAACATGGACAAGCCGGAGCTCGTCTCCCGCATCCTGCAGGCCGAGGGCCGCGGCCTGGCCATGATCTTCTGCCGTACGAAGCGCACGGCGGCCGACATCGCCGAGCAGCTGGAGAAGCGCGGATTCGCGTCCGGCGCCGTCCACGGCGACCTGGGCCAGGGTGCGCGCGAGCAGGCCCTGCGCGCGTTCCGCAACGGCAAGGTCGACGTGCTGGTGTGCACCGACGTCGCCGCGCGCGGCATCGACGTCGAGGGTGTGACGCACGTCATCAACTACCAGGCGCCGGAGGACGAGAAGACCTTCCTGCACCGTGTGGGCCGCACCGGCCGCGCGGGCAACAAGGGCATCGCCGTCACGCTGGTCGACTGGGACGACATCCCGCGCTGGCAGCTGATCAACAAGGCGCTGGAGCTGGACTTCCACGACCCGGTCGAGACGTACTCCACGTCTCCGCACCTGTTCGAGGAGATGAACATCCCGGCCGGGACCAAGGGCACCCTGCCGCGCGCCGAGCGCGTGCGGGCCGGCCTGAAGGCCGAGAACCTCGAAGACCTGGGCGAGACCGGCGGCCGCGGTGGCCGTGGCGGTCGCGGCGCTGCTGCCGCCGCCGCCCCGGTGGCCGAGGAGCGTCCCGCCCGGACCCGTACCCCGCGTCAGCGGCGTCGGACCCGCGGTGGCAGCGAGCAGGCCGCCGAGGCCGTGTCCGTGGCCGCCGCGGTGACCGCCGTGACCCCGGTCGCCGAGGCGCCCGAGGCGCCGGCCGTCGAGGAGTCGCGCAGGCCGCGCCGTCGTCGGACCCGTGCGTCGGCCCCGGCCGCCGTGGTCGAGTCCGCCGCGGTGGCCGCCCCGGTCGTCGAGGCGCCGGCCCCGGAGCCCGACTTCCAGATGGCTCCGCTCGTGGAGCCCCCGGTCAAGGCGCGCCGTACCCGGCCGCGCAAGGTCGCGGCGGCCCCGGTCGCCGAGGCCGTGGCGATCGCCGCCCAGGCCGCCGCCGTCGAGGCTCCGGTGGTCGTGGCCACCGCGGTCGAGGAGGCCCCGGTCAAGGTGCGCCGGACCCGCACTCGCAAGGTGGCGGAGCCCGCTCCGGTCGCCGAGGTCGCCGCCGAGGCCGAGGAGGCCCCGGTGAAGCCGAAGCGCACCCGTGCCCGCAAGGCCACCGCGGTCGCCCCGGAGGCCTCGGAGGCCGTGGTCGACGCCGAGGAGGCGCCGGTCAAGCCGAAGCGCACGCGTACCCGCAAGGCCGTGGCGCAGACCCCCGAGGCCTGA
- a CDS encoding alpha/beta fold hydrolase — protein sequence MSKPPRLTLPPAARAYRLTTARGAFAVHEAGEPLRGTALLVPGYTGSKEDFIGLLEPLAGAGFRVVAVDGRGQHESPGPREESVYALEELAGDVLAQAAAVSGDDGGPVHLVGHSLGGLIARAAVLRDHAPFASLTLMSSGPAAISPAQQERTTLLVAALESLRGVTPAECMSVVWTAMRAQDPADAPADSPELTEFLRRRWVATEPEQLIAAGRVLISEPDRVAELAAVPLRMLVLSGVVDDAWPVPLMDAMAERLGASRVIVKGAEHSPNAENPQVTADALADFWSADTP from the coding sequence ATGAGCAAGCCACCGCGCCTCACCCTGCCGCCCGCGGCCCGTGCGTACCGCCTGACGACCGCGCGCGGCGCGTTCGCCGTGCACGAGGCGGGTGAGCCGCTGCGCGGCACCGCCCTGCTGGTTCCCGGGTACACGGGGAGCAAGGAGGACTTCATCGGGCTGCTGGAGCCGCTGGCCGGCGCCGGCTTCCGGGTGGTCGCGGTCGACGGGCGCGGTCAGCACGAGAGCCCCGGCCCGCGCGAGGAGTCCGTGTACGCGCTGGAGGAACTGGCCGGGGACGTGCTCGCCCAGGCGGCGGCCGTGTCCGGCGACGACGGGGGCCCGGTCCACCTGGTGGGTCATTCGCTGGGCGGTCTGATCGCCCGGGCCGCCGTGCTGCGCGACCACGCCCCCTTCGCCTCCCTGACCTTGATGAGCAGCGGTCCGGCGGCGATCTCACCGGCCCAGCAGGAGCGTACGACGTTGCTGGTGGCGGCTCTGGAGTCGCTGCGGGGGGTGACGCCCGCGGAGTGCATGTCGGTCGTGTGGACGGCGATGCGGGCCCAGGATCCGGCGGACGCCCCGGCCGATTCCCCCGAGCTGACGGAGTTCCTGCGCCGGCGGTGGGTGGCGACCGAACCGGAGCAGCTGATCGCCGCCGGTCGGGTGCTGATCTCGGAGCCGGACCGGGTGGCCGAGCTGGCGGCGGTGCCGCTGCGCATGCTGGTGCTGTCGGGTGTCGTGGACGACGCGTGGCCGGTGCCGCTGATGGACGCCATGGCGGAACGACTGGGTGCGTCCCGGGTGATCGTGAAGGGCGCGGAACACTCCCCCAACGCCGAGAATCCGCAGGTCACGGCCGATGCGCTGGCCGACTTCTGGAGCGCGGACACGCCCTGA
- a CDS encoding DUF3107 domain-containing protein, with amino-acid sequence MEVKIGVQHAPREIVLESDLSAEELEGVVAAALTGTAPLLSLTDIKGRKVLVPSDRLAYVDLGEPSARKVGFGAL; translated from the coding sequence GTGGAGGTCAAGATCGGCGTGCAGCACGCACCCCGGGAGATCGTGCTGGAGAGCGACCTGAGCGCGGAGGAGCTGGAGGGCGTCGTGGCCGCCGCCCTGACCGGCACTGCGCCGCTGCTGAGCCTCACCGACATCAAGGGCCGCAAGGTCCTGGTGCCGTCCGACCGCCTGGCGTACGTGGACCTGGGCGAGCCGAGTGCGCGCAAGGTCGGCTTCGGAGCGCTCTGA
- a CDS encoding TetR/AcrR family transcriptional regulator, with the protein MTAIEQTEAARPRGTRLPRRARRNQLLGAAQEVFVAQGYHAAAMDDIAERAGVSKPVLYQHFPGKLDLYLALLDQHCESLLSAVRTALASTTDNKLRVAATMDAYFAYVQDEGGAFRLVFESDLTNEPAVRERVDRVSLQCAEAISEVIAEDTGLSKDESMLLAVGLGGVSQVVARYWLSSESPVARDTAVGLLTSLAWRGIAGFPLHGTEG; encoded by the coding sequence GTGACAGCCATCGAGCAGACGGAGGCAGCGCGTCCCCGGGGCACGCGACTGCCGCGCCGAGCCCGGCGCAACCAGCTCCTGGGCGCGGCCCAGGAGGTTTTCGTCGCGCAGGGTTACCACGCCGCGGCGATGGACGACATCGCGGAGCGCGCCGGGGTCAGCAAGCCGGTGCTCTACCAGCACTTCCCCGGGAAGCTCGACCTTTACCTCGCGCTGTTGGACCAGCACTGCGAGTCCCTGTTGTCCGCGGTCCGCACGGCGCTCGCCTCGACCACGGACAACAAGCTGCGCGTGGCCGCGACGATGGACGCCTACTTCGCGTACGTCCAGGACGAGGGTGGCGCCTTCCGCCTGGTCTTCGAGTCGGACCTGACGAACGAGCCCGCCGTGCGCGAGCGCGTCGACCGGGTGTCGCTCCAGTGCGCGGAGGCCATCTCGGAGGTCATCGCGGAGGACACCGGCCTGTCCAAGGACGAGTCGATGCTGCTGGCCGTGGGCCTGGGCGGCGTCTCGCAGGTCGTGGCCCGGTACTGGCTGTCGAGCGAGAGCCCGGTGGCCCGGGACACTGCGGTCGGCCTGCTGACCTCGCTCGCCTGGCGCGGTATCGCGGGCTTCCCGCTGCACGGCACGGAGGGCTGA
- a CDS encoding DUF6758 family protein: MRGEPSCPKCGGRVRAPGLFADSWQCAVHGAVHPLQPVIPPSVEGLGVVVHRAQVPVWMPWPLPVGWLFTGVAAAGDDRSGGRATAVACSGPGPLGGIGELLLIAEELGVGLGARYAGIDAPDPGPYMDVSGPPHAKVVAAGRPTPLWHVTGAPDDRAVFAGEARGLWLWAIVWPEQSGLLMYDELVLTDLRDAGAEVELLPCGALSPRILGPS, encoded by the coding sequence ATGAGGGGCGAACCGAGTTGCCCGAAGTGCGGTGGCCGGGTCCGCGCACCCGGTCTTTTCGCCGACTCCTGGCAGTGCGCGGTACACGGCGCCGTCCATCCCCTGCAGCCCGTCATCCCGCCGAGCGTCGAGGGCCTGGGCGTGGTCGTCCACCGGGCGCAGGTGCCGGTCTGGATGCCGTGGCCGCTGCCGGTCGGATGGCTGTTCACCGGAGTCGCGGCCGCCGGTGACGACCGCAGCGGGGGCCGGGCCACCGCCGTGGCCTGCTCGGGCCCCGGGCCCCTGGGCGGCATCGGCGAGCTGCTGCTGATCGCCGAGGAGCTGGGCGTCGGACTCGGCGCCCGGTACGCGGGGATCGACGCGCCCGACCCTGGCCCCTACATGGACGTCTCCGGTCCGCCGCACGCCAAGGTCGTCGCCGCCGGCCGGCCGACACCGCTGTGGCACGTCACCGGCGCCCCGGACGACCGGGCCGTCTTCGCCGGCGAGGCGCGCGGATTGTGGCTGTGGGCGATCGTCTGGCCCGAACAGTCGGGGCTGCTGATGTACGACGAGCTGGTCCTGACGGATCTGCGCGACGCGGGCGCCGAGGTCGAACTCCTTCCCTGCGGCGCCCTGAGCCCCCGGATCCTCGGCCCGTCCTGA
- a CDS encoding ferritin-like fold-containing protein, translated as MSTVENASPADDSTPVEALGIAAQDWTTASASPQYRAAVEDLLGALAYGELAAFERLAEDAKLAPTLGDKAELAKMASAEFHHFERLRDRLAAIDVDPTAAMEPFAKGVDDFHRQTAPSDWLEGLVKAYVGDSIASDFYREVATHLDTDTRALVVGVLDDTGHGGFAVEKVRAAIEADPRCGGRLALWARRLMGEALSQAQRVVAERDALSTMLVGGVDGMAAGFDLAAVGEMFTRITKAHTKRMAALGLAA; from the coding sequence ATGTCGACCGTAGAAAACGCATCTCCCGCCGACGACAGCACGCCCGTCGAGGCGCTCGGAATCGCCGCCCAGGACTGGACCACGGCCTCCGCCTCGCCGCAGTACCGGGCCGCCGTCGAGGACCTCCTCGGCGCACTGGCGTACGGAGAGCTCGCCGCGTTCGAGCGCCTCGCCGAGGACGCGAAGCTCGCGCCCACCCTCGGCGACAAGGCCGAGCTGGCGAAGATGGCCTCCGCCGAGTTCCACCACTTCGAGCGGCTGCGCGACCGGCTCGCGGCGATCGACGTCGACCCCACCGCGGCGATGGAGCCCTTCGCGAAGGGCGTGGACGACTTCCACCGCCAGACCGCCCCCTCCGACTGGCTGGAAGGCCTGGTCAAGGCGTACGTCGGCGATTCCATCGCCAGTGACTTCTACCGCGAGGTCGCCACCCACCTCGACACCGACACCCGCGCCCTCGTCGTCGGCGTGCTCGACGACACGGGCCACGGCGGCTTCGCCGTCGAGAAGGTGCGCGCGGCGATCGAGGCCGACCCCCGCTGCGGCGGCCGGCTCGCCCTGTGGGCCCGTCGCCTGATGGGCGAGGCGCTCTCGCAGGCCCAGCGCGTGGTCGCGGAACGCGACGCGCTCTCCACGATGCTGGTCGGCGGCGTCGACGGGATGGCGGCCGGATTCGACCTGGCGGCCGTGGGTGAGATGTTCACCCGGATCACCAAGGCGCACACCAAGCGGATGGCGGCCCTCGGCCTCGCGGCCTGA
- a CDS encoding DUF3152 domain-containing protein: protein MGRHSRKDSAPERPGPPAEPTPFEAFDPPGVFGDSGPFEDPALLDEPGVFGPYEAPAPRRTPPPYVPRAGAGPAGRAPEPTVAHQGFASPAPQARPAGHPEQRESGGAWGASAFTDTGSVFADRPGVPRARAAAPPARDTDTPAFGTPAVGFPKITLAPAAAPPAADPGEARVATGAQGLIPGPRTPEAAPGAGGDAPGKPATGRAGKVRAYTGVAAAAVTAVLAVVVATQVIAEGEAERKTQAGPEDSQGRAVPGQSPASRSDDRLKPDAPAPAPVELTYDQKMALQLPIDAKLAGPGTFDTVPGVAKAPGKGRLVRYRVDVEQKLGLDAQLFAEAVHRTLNDPRSWGHNGAMTFERVPGGESDFVITLASPGTTGVWCAKSGLDTTVDNVSCDSASTERVMINAFRWAQGSPTYGANQMFAYRQMLINHEVGHRLGHGHVNCRTPGELAPIMQQQTKSLDIDNIQCKPNPWVFPGS, encoded by the coding sequence GTGGGACGACATAGTCGCAAGGACTCCGCCCCGGAGCGGCCCGGGCCGCCCGCGGAGCCCACGCCCTTCGAGGCGTTCGATCCGCCCGGGGTCTTCGGGGACTCCGGGCCCTTCGAGGACCCGGCGCTCCTCGACGAGCCGGGGGTCTTCGGGCCGTACGAGGCGCCCGCGCCCCGCCGTACACCGCCGCCGTACGTCCCGCGGGCCGGTGCCGGTCCGGCCGGTCGGGCACCCGAACCCACCGTCGCGCACCAGGGGTTCGCGTCCCCCGCCCCGCAGGCGCGGCCCGCCGGGCATCCCGAGCAGCGCGAGTCCGGTGGCGCGTGGGGCGCGAGCGCCTTCACCGACACCGGCTCGGTGTTCGCGGACCGGCCCGGCGTCCCGCGGGCCCGGGCGGCCGCCCCGCCGGCCCGGGACACCGACACCCCGGCCTTCGGCACTCCCGCCGTCGGCTTCCCGAAGATCACCCTGGCGCCGGCCGCCGCGCCGCCGGCCGCCGATCCCGGCGAGGCCCGCGTCGCCACCGGCGCACAGGGCCTGATCCCCGGGCCCCGGACGCCCGAGGCCGCCCCCGGCGCGGGCGGCGACGCCCCCGGGAAGCCGGCCACCGGTCGCGCCGGGAAGGTCCGCGCCTACACCGGGGTGGCCGCGGCGGCCGTCACGGCCGTGCTGGCCGTCGTGGTGGCCACGCAGGTGATCGCCGAGGGCGAGGCGGAGCGGAAGACGCAGGCGGGCCCCGAGGACAGCCAGGGTCGCGCCGTGCCCGGGCAGTCGCCGGCCTCCCGCTCGGACGACCGCCTCAAGCCCGACGCGCCGGCGCCGGCGCCGGTGGAGCTGACGTACGACCAGAAGATGGCGCTGCAACTTCCCATCGACGCGAAGCTGGCCGGCCCGGGCACCTTCGACACCGTGCCGGGCGTGGCCAAGGCGCCGGGCAAGGGCAGGCTCGTGCGCTATCGGGTGGACGTGGAGCAGAAGCTGGGGCTGGACGCCCAGCTCTTCGCGGAGGCGGTGCACCGCACCCTCAACGACCCGCGGAGCTGGGGCCACAACGGCGCGATGACCTTCGAGCGGGTGCCGGGCGGGGAGTCGGACTTCGTGATCACCCTGGCCAGCCCGGGCACCACCGGCGTGTGGTGCGCGAAGTCGGGTCTGGACACCACCGTCGACAACGTGTCCTGCGACTCCGCCTCCACCGAGCGCGTCATGATCAACGCCTTCCGCTGGGCGCAGGGCTCGCCCACCTACGGCGCGAACCAGATGTTCGCGTACCGGCAGATGCTCATCAACCACGAGGTCGGGCACCGGCTCGGTCACGGGCACGTGAACTGCCGCACCCCCGGCGAGCTCGCGCCGATCATGCAGCAGCAGACCAAGTCGCTCGACATCGACAACATCCAGTGCAAGCCCAACCCGTGGGTCTTTCCCGGGAGTTGA